A genome region from Arachis duranensis cultivar V14167 chromosome 8, aradu.V14167.gnm2.J7QH, whole genome shotgun sequence includes the following:
- the LOC107460333 gene encoding protein BPS1, chloroplastic-like — MVNRSDSFKGYSRRSIESLPGKSGPGGVSRGVLQRCDGQILICGGGVRGELMLDRQDTDTGTLRHKIVFDRGDMDIDVVFRDTELVKNNYPSLDGWKKHIDSRNPRIEKCDGILDNLVGSLDLPKVEKSPKGKVMMQAMYGVKVQIVFVYSVFAAAFLGSTKKLIDLDVAEIYTWVPEFKSLQNLVNEEVRVRFSSGRFPVLKELEAVDSAIKELYPIILNVVEPIETELDLKTVEQLGRATEKLSKGLDLLAKGVNGFFQVVLSGRDALLSNLRSGGIVYGRGSGGNIGVQAIN; from the exons atgGTTAATCGGTCTGATAGTTTTAAGGGGTATTCAAGGCGAAGTATCGAAAGTCTTCCTGGCAAAAGTGGTCCGGGCGGCGTGTCCCGCGGTGTTTTACAGCGGTGTGATGGACAAATACTCATATGTGGTGGAGGAGTTAGAGGGGAGTTGATGCTTGAT AGACAGGATACTGACACAGGGACACTGAGACACAAAATCGTGTTTGACAGAGGAGACATGGACATAGACGTTGTGTTcagagacactgaattagt aaaaaataattatcctTCACTTGATGGTTGGAAGAAGCATATTGATTCTAGGAACCCTAGAATTGAAAAATGTGATGGAATCTTGGATAATCTTGTTGGGTCACTTGATCTGCCAAAGGTCGAAAAGTCTCCCAAGGGGAAGGTTATGATGCAAGCTATGTATGGAGTAAAGGTTCAGATAGTATTTGTATATAGTGTGTTTGCAGCGGCTTTTTTAGGCTCGACTAAGAAGTTGATAGATTTGGATGTGGCTGAAATATATACATGGGTTCCAGAATTTAAAAGTTTGCAAAATCTTGTAAATGAGGAAGTTAGAGTTAGATTTTCTAGTGGGCGATTTCCTGTGTTGAAGGAGTTGGAAGCAGTTGATTCTGCTATTAAGGAATTATACCCTATTATCCTTAATGTGGTGGAACCCATTGAGACAGAATTAGATCTAAAGACTGTTGAGCAATTAGGCAGAGCGACAGAGAAGCTTTCAAAAGGATTAGATCTTCTTGCAAAAGGAGTGAATGGATTTTTTCAAGTGGTCTTGAGTGGTCGTGATGCCTTACTATCTAATCTTAGATCAGGTGGAATTGTCTATGGCCGTGGCTCCGGGGGTAATATAGGTGTGCAAGCAATCAATTGA